One region of uncultured Methanolobus sp. genomic DNA includes:
- a CDS encoding alpha-amylase family glycosyl hydrolase, translated as MGDNIQSVNDIDYTPIRNVHPSPADWRDVFIYFLLVDRFDNNSKGTKPYTSSSKIQEPDISEGKKFQGGNIKGIIRRLDYIKGLGANAIWLSPVFRNRQEMEDSYHGYGIQDFLRVDERFGNLEDLQELVKEAHSRDMYVILDIIINHTGDNWAYPGDYPYYYWKDAPGPFDFGNWRTSLGASDSNNGIGENDAVWPLELQSPDCYKRRGQITDWNDTDQAVNGDFFTLKELDVRRSDVLDTLIKAYKYWIKEADIDGFRMDTVKHLESGSTAIFCNAIREYAKSIGKHNFFIFGEIVGDDTTIQKYIGRNSRIPGTHERFPSLDAALDFPLYFVLEEVIKGFSDPSVLRNRYDAFRNLYTDHGEAGRYFVTFVDNHDQMTRPYRRFMHGNNIWQQAVLAMAYLLTSQGIPCIYYGTEQGFDGGGEDDAYIRECMFGGNWGAFGAKGYHFFNQDNPIYCDISRIANIRMEEPALRYGRQYFRQVSAGTVTGSTFSYPTNGNCTLAYSRILDTTEILVAMNLGSVPRKDYVIVDSNLHRAGGNMVDLLDHEKEYLIGHSGSAMFVKIPLQPYSIAILKEKTG; from the coding sequence ATGGGAGATAATATCCAATCAGTAAACGACATAGATTATACGCCAATTAGAAATGTTCATCCTTCTCCTGCTGACTGGAGAGATGTTTTCATTTATTTCTTACTTGTGGACAGGTTTGACAACAACAGTAAAGGAACAAAACCCTACACATCCTCCTCAAAGATTCAGGAACCGGATATTTCAGAGGGCAAGAAGTTTCAGGGAGGCAATATCAAGGGTATAATCAGAAGACTTGATTACATCAAAGGTCTTGGTGCCAATGCTATCTGGTTAAGTCCGGTATTCAGAAACCGGCAGGAAATGGAAGACAGCTATCATGGTTATGGAATACAGGATTTCCTGAGGGTGGATGAAAGGTTTGGAAACCTTGAAGACCTTCAGGAGCTTGTGAAAGAAGCCCACAGTCGTGATATGTATGTAATTCTGGACATTATAATCAATCATACGGGAGACAACTGGGCATATCCGGGTGACTATCCGTACTATTACTGGAAAGATGCCCCTGGTCCTTTTGATTTTGGAAACTGGCGTACTTCCCTGGGAGCATCAGATTCCAATAATGGTATCGGAGAGAATGATGCAGTCTGGCCATTGGAACTACAGAGCCCCGATTGTTACAAACGAAGGGGCCAGATAACTGACTGGAATGACACTGATCAGGCAGTTAATGGTGATTTCTTCACGCTGAAAGAATTAGATGTGCGAAGATCTGATGTACTTGACACTTTGATCAAGGCCTATAAGTACTGGATAAAAGAGGCAGATATCGACGGGTTCAGAATGGATACCGTAAAACACCTGGAATCCGGTTCCACGGCAATCTTCTGCAATGCCATCAGGGAATATGCTAAATCAATTGGCAAGCACAATTTCTTCATTTTCGGGGAAATTGTGGGAGATGACACAACCATCCAGAAATACATCGGCCGAAACAGTCGTATCCCCGGAACCCACGAGCGTTTCCCTTCACTTGATGCGGCTCTGGATTTTCCTCTCTATTTTGTGCTGGAGGAAGTGATTAAAGGTTTTAGCGATCCTTCTGTCCTCCGAAACAGGTATGATGCTTTCAGAAACCTTTATACTGATCACGGTGAAGCTGGTCGTTATTTTGTGACATTCGTTGATAACCATGATCAGATGACAAGACCATACAGGCGTTTTATGCATGGCAACAATATCTGGCAGCAGGCAGTTCTTGCAATGGCATATCTTCTGACAAGCCAGGGAATTCCATGTATATATTACGGAACAGAACAGGGGTTTGATGGCGGAGGAGAAGATGATGCATACATAAGGGAGTGTATGTTCGGAGGCAACTGGGGTGCTTTTGGAGCAAAAGGTTATCACTTTTTCAATCAGGATAACCCGATATATTGTGACATATCCAGAATTGCAAATATCAGGATGGAAGAGCCTGCGCTTCGTTATGGCAGGCAGTATTTCCGCCAAGTGTCAGCAGGAACTGTAACTGGTAGCACTTTTTCTTATCCGACAAACGGAAATTGTACTCTGGCTTACTCGCGTATACTTGATACTACTGAGATACTGGTAGCCATGAACCTTGGTTCCGTGCCGAGGAAAGATTATGTAATTGTAGACAGTAACCTTCACAGAGCTGGCGGGAACATGGTCGATCTTCTTGATCATGAAAAAGAGTATCTGATAGGACATTCAGGTTCTGCGATGTTTGTAAAGATACCACTGCAACCCTATTCAATAGCAATTCTAAAAGAAAAAACCGGTTAA
- a CDS encoding sodium/glutamate symporter codes for MTSASMVGISFLVLGVILLIGKWIRVVSPPLQKLFIPSSLIGGFLALFLGPEVLGKIVTSAGYYGTFISGGLFPQEMIDIWSALPGIFINLIFATLFLGKKIPAIKDIWFLAGPQIAHGQTIAWGQYVFGILATILILTPFFGMDPTAGALIEISFEGGHGTAAGMAATYEEFGFAEASDLALGLATVGILFGVVLGILLLNYGIRTNKTAVLNQSSEIFLDENYQTGIIDFDSRESAGKITTRPESIEPLSLHFAYVGVAIGIGYIILHLLILAEDILWGQSTGIYLFSHIPLFPMAMIGGIILQFLLDRFDRYHTLDRDIMMRIQGLSLDILITSAIATLSLAVIGNNLVPFLILAFVGIAWNLIAFLVLGPKMIPSYWFERSIGNFGQSMGMTASGLLLMRIADPANVSPAMEGFGYKQLLFEPIVGGGIFTAASVPLIFYFGPVPMLILAAFVMLFWSSIGIFYFGRK; via the coding sequence ATGACGTCAGCTTCAATGGTTGGAATAAGTTTTCTTGTACTGGGAGTTATACTTTTAATCGGAAAATGGATAAGGGTTGTTTCACCCCCTCTTCAGAAGCTTTTCATTCCAAGCTCCCTTATAGGAGGTTTTCTTGCACTATTTCTGGGGCCGGAAGTACTTGGAAAAATAGTCACATCGGCAGGTTATTATGGAACTTTCATTTCCGGCGGCTTGTTCCCCCAGGAAATGATTGATATCTGGTCAGCTTTACCGGGTATCTTTATCAACCTTATATTTGCAACTCTTTTCCTTGGAAAGAAAATTCCTGCAATAAAGGACATCTGGTTCCTTGCAGGTCCCCAGATTGCACACGGGCAGACCATAGCATGGGGACAATATGTATTCGGGATACTTGCAACCATTCTCATCCTTACACCATTCTTTGGTATGGACCCTACAGCAGGTGCTCTGATCGAGATATCATTTGAAGGTGGACATGGTACAGCAGCCGGTATGGCAGCTACTTATGAGGAATTCGGATTTGCCGAGGCTTCGGACCTGGCACTTGGACTTGCAACAGTTGGTATACTCTTTGGAGTTGTACTTGGTATTCTTTTGCTGAACTATGGTATTCGGACCAATAAAACTGCAGTTCTGAACCAGTCTTCAGAGATATTCCTTGATGAGAATTACCAGACCGGAATAATTGATTTTGACTCTAGGGAGTCAGCCGGAAAGATAACAACAAGACCGGAATCCATTGAACCACTATCCCTGCACTTTGCATATGTAGGGGTAGCCATAGGAATTGGCTACATTATCCTGCACCTGCTCATCCTTGCGGAAGACATACTCTGGGGACAGTCAACGGGTATTTACCTTTTTTCTCATATACCGCTTTTCCCGATGGCAATGATAGGTGGTATCATTCTCCAGTTCCTGCTTGACCGCTTTGACAGGTATCATACACTTGACAGGGACATCATGATGCGAATACAGGGATTATCACTTGATATCCTGATCACCAGCGCAATAGCAACTCTTTCCCTGGCAGTCATAGGAAATAATCTGGTGCCATTCCTCATACTTGCATTTGTGGGTATTGCATGGAATCTGATAGCCTTCCTGGTGCTTGGTCCTAAAATGATTCCTTCATACTGGTTTGAAAGAAGTATTGGTAACTTCGGACAATCAATGGGAATGACTGCAAGTGGGCTTTTGCTCATGAGAATTGCAGATCCTGCAAACGTCTCTCCTGCAATGGAAGGGTTCGGCTACAAACAGCTTTTGTTTGAACCAATTGTCGGAGGCGGAATTTTCACCGCTGCATCTGTTCCTTTAATATTCTACTTCGGTCCGGTTCCAATGCTTATTCTGGCAGCTTTTGTTATGTTGTTCTGGAGTTCAATCGGTATTTTTTATTTTGGCAGGAAATGA
- a CDS encoding DUF2892 domain-containing protein — protein sequence MNELLFQENVGGFDLLIRALFGTIAVIILATDLTEPGIVQWILALIALVGLFSSITRHCLPYSLIGLNTAKK from the coding sequence ATGAATGAACTATTATTTCAGGAGAATGTAGGTGGCTTTGATCTTCTCATCAGGGCACTTTTTGGTACCATAGCAGTAATCATCCTTGCAACGGACCTGACAGAGCCGGGAATCGTGCAGTGGATACTGGCTTTAATTGCACTGGTCGGTCTGTTTTCATCAATAACGCGACACTGTCTTCCGTATTCACTGATTGGTTTAAACACTGCTAAGAAATAA
- the thsA gene encoding thermosome subunit alpha: MAGYGNQPQQPIVIVDPSKERTTGKDALSMNIASAKAVAGIVKTTLGPKGMDKMMVNIMGDITLTNDGATILEEMEIEHPTARMIVEVAKTQEKMAGDGTTSAVVLAGALLEKAQKLIETGVHPTVLVKGYTMAAGKALETLNNYAVTVEKTDRDMLERIATTSITGKASEMAMGHLAKICVDAIYAIEQEGKVDVDKDIVLAKEVGGTLDDTELINGISIRKEALHNEMPRRIENAKIALIDTELVFAKTNTNSKLHVDRAEQLAEFKEKEKANFRETIQKIVDTGANAVFCSKKIDDYALHFFKEANMYATRRVKDEDMEVLSYSTGAALVRNINEITADDLGYAELVEQEDEHEEKTYIKGFKDAKTMTILIKGGSEHVTDNIERVFDDALHVVKSVYEDGTIVPGGGASEIEVAQALRKYAASVEGREQLAIGAFADAIEELPKAIADNCGFDTIDTIINLRAKHGTVKNAGLEIETGEVVDMLDKGIIDPLRVKTQAIKSASEAAVIVLRVDDMLRAKEQAMMDVKPEHNVHNYDMAGML; the protein is encoded by the coding sequence ATGGCAGGATATGGCAATCAACCACAACAACCTATAGTCATCGTTGATCCTAGTAAAGAGCGCACAACAGGAAAAGATGCATTATCAATGAATATCGCTTCTGCAAAGGCAGTTGCAGGTATTGTAAAAACAACCCTTGGTCCAAAAGGCATGGACAAGATGATGGTAAACATCATGGGTGATATTACCCTTACAAACGACGGTGCGACAATTCTTGAGGAAATGGAGATCGAACACCCAACCGCAAGAATGATCGTAGAGGTCGCAAAAACACAGGAAAAGATGGCAGGCGACGGAACTACCAGCGCAGTGGTTCTTGCAGGTGCATTACTTGAGAAAGCACAGAAACTCATTGAGACAGGTGTACACCCAACAGTTCTTGTGAAAGGTTACACAATGGCAGCCGGAAAGGCTCTTGAGACACTCAATAACTACGCAGTCACCGTTGAGAAAACCGACAGGGATATGCTTGAAAGAATCGCAACCACATCCATAACAGGAAAAGCATCTGAGATGGCAATGGGACACCTTGCAAAGATTTGCGTTGATGCTATCTATGCTATTGAGCAGGAAGGAAAGGTCGATGTTGATAAGGATATCGTGCTGGCAAAGGAAGTTGGTGGAACTCTCGATGATACCGAACTTATCAACGGTATTTCCATCAGGAAAGAAGCACTCCACAATGAAATGCCACGTCGCATCGAAAATGCAAAGATCGCTCTTATCGACACTGAGCTTGTGTTTGCAAAGACAAATACAAATTCCAAGCTCCATGTTGACCGTGCAGAGCAGCTTGCGGAATTCAAGGAAAAGGAGAAAGCAAACTTCAGGGAAACGATCCAGAAGATTGTTGATACCGGTGCAAACGCAGTATTCTGTTCAAAGAAGATTGATGACTATGCATTGCACTTCTTCAAGGAAGCTAACATGTATGCTACAAGACGTGTCAAGGATGAGGACATGGAAGTACTTTCATATTCTACCGGAGCAGCCCTTGTAAGGAATATTAATGAGATAACAGCTGATGACCTTGGATACGCAGAACTTGTTGAGCAGGAAGACGAGCATGAAGAGAAGACCTATATCAAGGGATTCAAAGATGCAAAAACCATGACAATCCTGATCAAAGGCGGTTCCGAACATGTTACCGACAACATCGAGCGTGTGTTTGATGATGCACTCCATGTAGTCAAGTCAGTCTACGAGGACGGTACAATTGTTCCTGGTGGCGGTGCTTCTGAGATTGAGGTTGCACAGGCACTCAGGAAATATGCAGCAAGTGTTGAAGGCCGTGAGCAGCTTGCAATTGGAGCATTCGCTGATGCAATAGAAGAACTTCCAAAAGCAATTGCTGACAACTGTGGTTTTGATACAATTGACACAATCATCAACCTCCGTGCAAAACACGGAACTGTAAAGAATGCAGGTCTTGAAATTGAGACTGGTGAGGTTGTTGACATGCTTGATAAAGGAATCATTGACCCACTCAGAGTCAAGACCCAGGCAATTAAGTCCGCATCAGAAGCAGCAGTAATTGTCCTTCGTGTTGATGATATGCTCCGTGCAAAAGAACAGGCTATGATGGATGTAAAGCCTGAGCACAACGTACACAACTACGATATGGCAGGAATGTTGTAA